Proteins from one Fragaria vesca subsp. vesca linkage group LG6, FraVesHawaii_1.0, whole genome shotgun sequence genomic window:
- the LOC101308786 gene encoding uncharacterized protein LOC101308786, with protein sequence MKKSLYNGNNSTKVQTNNGNNNNSNRFLPTSLKFISSCIKTASSGVRSASASVAASISADPHDSRDQVLWACFDRVELGPSSFKHVLLLGYVNGFQVLDVEDASDVSELVSKRDDPVTFLQFQPMPRISQGPEGFRSSHPLLMVVACEESKNSGMTQNGRDGLVNGYSEPQTSNSAMSPRVVRFYSLSSHSYVHVLRFRSTVYMVRCSPLIVAVGLASQIYCFDAVTLENKFSVLTYPVPQLGVQGHVGVNIGYGPMAVGPRWLAYASNNPLLSNTSRLSPQSLTPPGVSPSTSPSGGNLVARYAMESSKQLAAGLLNLGDMGYKTLSKYYQPDGSSSPVSSNSIWKVGRVGSHSTETDIAGMVVVKDIVSRAIVSQFRAHTSPISALCFDPSGTLLVTASIYGNNINIFRIMPSRSGSGTQSYDLNSSHVHLYKLHRGMTTAVIQDICFSQYSQWIAIVSSRGTCHIFTLSPFGGDTTHKQSSHVDGPSHLPVPSVPWWFTPYFMTNQQLFSPPPPPVTLSVVSRIKDNSGWINTVSNAASSAAGKASIPSGAVTAVFHNCVAHDLQTSHLKVTALEHLLVYTPSGHAVQFKLLPRVGVEPGEATSRTVPGHSVQIQDEELRVKVEPLQWWDVCRRTDWPEREECISGIKLGRRVDEETVMDTFDCDVNGIGDKESVKPLECSHLYLANAEVQINSGRIPIWQKSKIYFYTMSTSGAIEQNGTKDLTGGEIEIEKFPVHEVEVRRKNLLPVSDQFHRVQPNWSDRDLIGRGCSSSSSDSPEAKEKFLENAGISGDKLASSGNPDTGGSYPSILQSGNGNYGERRGRSFLASPLLNQSSMKNNVVTIPSEQPTSGVSLVEDSNFSKSLSTLTGGSLAADRTIAKEVQSVNSGEASESSNFFQEGYCKASPLSNFPESTEVVTDVDSTNSPCDREKCEEDGDDDDMLGGVFDFSEEG encoded by the exons ATGAAGAAGAGCCTATACAACGGCAACAACAGCACCAAAGTCCAGACGAACAACGGAAATAATAATAATAGTAATCGGTTCCTTCCTACTTCTCTGAAATTCATCTCCTCTTGCATTAAGACCGCCTCCTCCGGCGTCCGGTCGGCCAGCGCCTCCGTCGCCGCTTCCATCTCCGCTGACCCGCACGATTCCCGAGACCAG GTGTTGTGGGCATGTTTTGACAGAGTAGAACTTGGTCCATCTTCCTTCAAACATGTTCTGTTACTTGGTTATGTCAATGGCTTTCAAGTCCTTGATGTTGAAGATGCCTCTGATGTTAGTGAGCTTGTATCAAAACGTGATGATCCGGTCACATTTTTACAGTTCCAGCCCATGCCTAGAATCTCTCAGGGTCCTGAAGGATTCAGATCTTCCCATCCATTACTCATGGTTGTTGCATGTGAAGAGTCTAAGAACTCTGGTATGACACAAAATGGAAGAGACGGTTTGGTAAATGGTTATTCCGAGCCTCAAACAAGCAACTCTGCTATGTCTCCTAGAGTTGTTCGGTTTTATTCACTAAGTTCTCACAGTTATGTTCATGTTCTGAGATTCCGCTCGACTGTGTATATGGTTCGATGCAGTCCTCTGATAGTGGCTGTTGGTCTTGCCTCTCAA ATATACTGCTTTGACGCTGTCACTCTAGAGAACAAATTCAGTGTTCTTACTTATCCTGTCCCCCAGTTGGGAGTCCAAGGACATGTTGGGGTTAATATTGGATATGGTCCCATGGCTGTTGGTCCTAGGTGGTTGGCTTATGCCTCCAACAACCCTTTATTATCGAATACTAGCCGACTAAGCCCGCAAAGTCTTACACCTCCAGGCGTCAGTCCATCAACTTCACCAAGTGGTGGAAATCTAGTGGCTCGGTATGCCATGGAATCTAGTAAGCAGTTAGCTGCTGGGTTACTAAATCTGGGAGACATGGGTTACAAAACTTTGTCTAAGTACTATCAACCCGATGGTTCCAGCTCTCCAGTGTCATCAAATTCTATCTGGAAAGTTGGGAGGGTTGGATCACATTCAACAGAAACAGATATTGCTGGAATG GTTGTTGTAAAAGACATTGTTTCCAGGGCGATTGTTTCACAGTTTAGGGCACATACTAGTCCCATTTCTGCTCTATGTTTTGACCCCAGTGGGACTCTCCTTGTGACTGCCTCGATATATGGAAACAATATTAACATTTTTCGGATAATGCCATCACGTAGTGGATCTGGCACCCAGAGCTATGACTTGAATTCCTCTCATGTGCACCTTTACAAGCTCCATCGTGGCATGACAACAGCT GTGATCCAAGACATATGTTTCAGTCAATACAGTCAATGGATTGCAATTGTTTCATCAAGGGGAACATGCCATATTTTTACTCTTTCCCCCTTTGGTGGTGATACTACTCACAAGCAGAGTTCTCATGTTGATGGGCCTAGTCATTTGCCAGTTCCGTCTGTACCATGGTGGTTCACTCCTTATTTCATGACAAACCAGCAACTATTTTCTCCACCACCACCACCCGTTACCCTTTCTGTGGTTAGCAGAATAAAAGATAACTCTGGTTGGATCAACACAGTCAGTAATGCTGCATCTTCTGCAGCCGGAAAAGCTTCCATTCCATCTGGTGCTGTTACAGCTGTATTTCATAATTGTGTTGCTCATGATCTGCAAACTTCTCATTTAAAGGTAACTGCTCTGGAGCACCTATTGGTTTACACTCCTTCTGGTCACGCAGTTCAATTTAAACTACTGCCAAGAGTTGGGGTAGAGCCTGGTGAAGCTACATCAAGAACAGTGCCAGGTCATTCAGTACAAATACAGGATGAGGAGTTGCGAGTGAAAGTTGAACCTCTGCAGTGGTGGGATGTTTGCCGAAGAACTGATTGGCCTGAAAGAGAGGAATGCATTTCGGGGATAAAACTTGGGAGACGAGTAGATGAGGAGACAGTCATGGATACTTTTGATTGTGATGTTAATGGTATTGGGGATAAGGAGTCGGTGAAACCACTTGAGTGTTCTCACTTGTACCTTGCCAATGCTGAGGTTCAAATCAACTCTGGAAGGATTCCAATCTGGCAAAAGTCTAAG ATATATTTCTATACAATGAGTACCTCGGGAGCCATTGAACAAAATGGTACTAAAGATCTTACTGGAGGAGAGATTGAAATAGAGAAGTTTCCTGTTCACGAGGTCGAAGTTAGGCGGAAGAATTTGCTACCTGTTTCTGATCAATTCCATAGAGTGCAGCCCAATTGGAGTGACAG GGATCTTATTGGAAGAGGATGCTCGAGTTCGTCTTCTGATTCTCCTGAAGCTAAAGAAAAGTTTCTTGAAAATGCTGGTATTTCTGGTGACAAGTTGGCATCATCTGGCAACCCAGACACTG GTGGTTCTTATCCATCCATTCTCCAATCTGGGAATGGAAATTATGGGGAAAGAAGAGGGAGATCTTTTTTGGCGTCACCTCTACTGAATCAAAGCTCCATGAAGAATAATGTTGTTACAATACCTTCAGAACAACCTACATCAGGTGTTTCTCTGGTTGAGGATAGTAATTTTTCAAAGAGTCTATCCACTTTAACTGGTGGTTCCCTTGCTGCTGATAGAACTATTGCAAAAGAGGTTCAGTCAGTGAACAGTGGTGAGGCCAGTGAAAGTTCAAAT TTTTTCCAAGAGGGGTATTGTAAAGCATCACCTTTGAGCAACTTCCCTGAATCAACTGAAGTTGTAACTGATGTGGACAGCACCAACAGCCCCTGTGACAGGGAGAAATGTGAGGAAGATGGTGACGATGATGACATGCTTGGTGGTGTATTTGACTTCTCGGAGGAAG GATGA